Proteins from a single region of Longimicrobiaceae bacterium:
- a CDS encoding OB-fold nucleic acid binding domain-containing protein: MSTSLFRGSVVKPDPRVFCGQTFPWPLIADLADGDVTACYLVHDKQRRETKAAKPFLKLVLGDRTGTVDAMIWDDADRLDRLVSVDDVVGVRGRVSWYNEKLQITVTSIEPLLVGDDDLEFFLPASPHDRTQLCREL, from the coding sequence GTGAGCACCTCCCTCTTCCGCGGCTCCGTCGTGAAGCCCGACCCGCGCGTCTTCTGCGGGCAGACGTTCCCGTGGCCGCTGATCGCGGATCTGGCCGATGGAGACGTGACGGCGTGCTATCTCGTCCACGACAAGCAGCGCCGCGAGACCAAGGCTGCCAAGCCGTTCCTCAAGCTCGTGCTGGGTGACCGCACGGGCACGGTGGACGCGATGATCTGGGACGACGCGGACCGGCTGGATCGCCTCGTCTCGGTCGACGACGTGGTCGGGGTCCGGGGACGGGTGAGCTGGTACAACGAGAAGCTCCAGATCACCGTGACCTCCATCGAGCCGCTGCTGGTGGGCGACGACGACCTGGAGTTCTTCCTCCCCGCGTCGCCGCACGACCGCACGCAGCTGTGTCGCGAGCTGG